TTCTCTCTCTGTGGCATTATGTCACAGACTTCATCTTTATGACCCTGAAGAGCTAGGGCTGGTTGCTCTTCCCATGCAGCCTTTCAGCAGTAATTTGTCTGCCTGCAAAAACCTGGCAGTCACGTCACTGCGCTCTCGTGCTTTGGGCAGTTAGCTTAGCTGCTGTAGGACATTGAACAAATCCATTGAACAGATGGATTCCTGAGGTATAAAAACCATCGGGGGACTCTCCATCACTGCCCAGGTTCACTGGTGTTACAGCTTTTAAATGAATTGCAACCAACGCAGTCTTAAAGTCTCCAGGGAGTAAATGATGTGTAATTAGTCTGCAAGGGTTAAATTCATGCTAGCTGAATTCATTGCTGCACATAGCTATGATTTTTGTAAGGCACAGTTTGGCAGAACTGCAAGAGGGGAATTACAGCGATCAATATGCATCACAGCCCGCATTATAAAGGTTCCAGCCGTGGCttgttctgctgctctgcagagtaCTGCAGCCTTCAGCAGTTGAGCCTAGGCCAGCACTTTCAGTGCTACCGAATATTGAGAAAATGAGAAtattgaaacttttttttctgaggagaATACTGGACCAGCTTGGTACCTGTGAACTGCTTAGAGATTGAAACAACTGTGTGAAGCTTTTTCTGAAACACCTTGGTGTTTGACTTGTCTTATGTCACCGTCTTCACAGCCAGTGGAAGCTCCTCACCTACATTAGCCATTGCACAACCAAGTTCATATGGAAAATACGGTAGGAATCTTTTCAGCCTAGTGAAACAGCAAGTTTCACCAGAGATTAATCTTGTTTTATATACAGCTCTTTGGCCAAATTCTTAAACTTTTTTGGCGCAGTTTTCTGTAAATGGTTGATGCGCTGTGCAAATCATAAGGAATGCAGTGATGATTGTTACCCAACCCTTTGCAATGCTTGAAATGTAACAGCCAGGCAAATACTGCAGCCTGGCCCGTGGTCTTTATAACATAAGTTGTCCTTTTTTCACTTAAGACAAACCAATTCCCTTTTCAGTAAAAGGTGACATaacttaccttttttttctttcatgtgaaGATAAGTGCAGTATTTTATCTCAGCACTACACTGCTCTTTCAGGTTCAGAGTaattattattaccatttttttGGCCCAGATGTGGTAAAAACAGATAAAGATTTTTAACAACTTGGGTGCAAGACACTTGACTGCAGGCTGTGAGCCTTTGTCACGGTGGAAACTTTACAGGTGCAGAGTTTTCAGTGGAGTCTGTAGCTCACATTCTGTTCAGAGCTTGAACTTACAAGAGTACCTGAGCACATGCTTATCTTTATCAGCCTGTTTCTGAGTCCTTCCAGAGTGCACCTTCCGGAGTTAAGCATGTGGTCTTCTGTGTCATGTCTTTGATGCAGGACTCCGCTGGAGTCAGCAGAGGCTTTTTCTGGGTAACGATTGTGGGGTTTCATCCCTTACCTCTCATTATGTTGCTTCCTTTCAGgtaccaaaattattttaagcctATTTGaataattattgtttttaacCTTTCCCCACAGGAGTGTTTGCGTTTGGACTTTTTGCCACTGACATATTTGTAAACGCGGGCCAGGTTGTGACTGGGAACTTGGCTCCCTACTTCCTGACTGTGTGTAAACCCAACTACACTGGAAACGACTGTCGGGCCCACCATGAGTTCATAAACAACGGCAACATCTGCACTGGGGATGTGGCAGTGATTGAGAAGGCAAGGAGGTCCTTTCCATCCAAACATGCTGCTTTGAGCATTTACTCAGCTTTATATGCCACGGTGAGTGCCAGGGATGTTTGCAGACTTGTATAAGAGGTTTCTTAATGTGCCTCTAGgtggaaccttttttttttacaatgggtttttgaagaaaaagagggTTGTTTTGGGAgggctttcttctttatctgtAGGGGAAagtcctcttctctctctgttttacCATTCCTGGTACAAGCAGATCAAATACTCACTGTGTTTGAGGCACTGTGTGATGTGGAGTCATGTGGTCCTGATCTTGAATTTGCTGCTAATTTTCTCAGAAGCCTTTGAGCATGCATTCAACCTCTTCTTCTGCCTGCCCCTGTCTCATGAACATTAAAAGGAAGTTGATGCTTAGATGGCTCCTGGATCACTACTATTTCTTTTGTTCACATGCCATGTGGTGttcaacatttaaaaagtaaactgTGCCATTTCAGTGGGAGGCTGCACTAGGCTGGGTTTTCCTCCCCTTGTTTTCCTCCCTGAATTGCCCATGCAAGTGAGGTTGTAATAAAAGTCAGGGCcagagttttgttgttgtcataAAGAAGTGGACCCCACTTGACATCTTGACAAACTGACACTGCTATACTGTCAGGAAGGAAATTGTCCCATTTTAAAAGTCTAGTGAAACAGATTGGCTGCTTCTTTGTATTCACTGGCTCTGTAATGTTTGAAACTTGATGCAAGAAGCTTACTCACAAGCAGAAAATCATAGTGGTTTTGCCATTAAGATCCAAGGACTTAACCTGATTCTTGTCTCAAAATGGCTTCAATAGGtcatttttcccccaaaagcTTGACTCAAATGAGTGGCAGAGACTGTCTGTAGGTCATCAGGGTTTGAGAAAAGCCTTGAACTTGTTGATGACTGGGTGTTTACTGAATATTATACCCTGATCTTGGTAGCAGATTAATAAAACATCACATTATTACTATAAAATGAAGAGACCACCCACTGCTGTTTCAATATCCATCTGTTTGCACTGAATATTGTATGAAAAATTATGGAGAATATAAATCGGTGACTCCTTTGATAAGATTTGTTGGGACGTGTTTGGAATGCTCATAACATTTTGCATGCATTACTTCTGAACAATAAGCAACCATGTGTGAAATACAGTTCCCAATAAACTCAATGTTGCTGTGGCAGCTGTTTTCATCATGATAAACTCTTAGATGGAAGCTCTAGGATCACGCTTGGTCCTAGTTCTGCCCTAAGCTATTTACATCCTTTCATGGGCTTTGCCTGCCCAACCTCATTTCCTCAGAAGACAAGTCTGCTACAAACAGGCTGATTTTTACAACTGAAGAGtaaattatgtttttccttcctgagcTTAAGTCCCAAGTAGTTCAGCATTTCTGAGCCCTGGTCTTTCAAGAGTACCTGCACAGGGCCTGCACTTCTCCCTGCACAGGGAGATACCACGTGCCACCAGGACATGGAGTTATTTCTGAGCTTTGAGGTCATAAAAGTTTGCCCTTAAGGCATTTCAGCCCACAGTCCAATTTTAGCCCAGTTCTCTGCCTGAAGACAGTTTCTAACACTGAAGGTGTTGTCActtgttttttccctgtctgTCATCTGGGATTAACATGAGCATCATACAAGAAATGCAGAGTACAAATCTGGCTTTGTTTAATAATTGCACTGTGTGCAATTTTTTGAGAAGTGTCTTGCTGATTCTATAATGATAATGTGTGCTGCTGAACATAAAACGTGGTGGATCTGGTTAGCAATAGCTGTGTTTTGCATCAAGCTAAAGATTTGATCCAtggagcaagaaaaacaaaaccagttgaacatgaggatgcaggagagtgGATTCAGCACTGACATTGTCTTTCAGCAAATAAATGTCTGTTGAGATCTGGGAGTCTCCTCCCACCACTGAACCTCAACTGTCTCCTGCAGATGTCTCTATACTGATTGGTTCATTAGTGATTGGTTTGGCTTTGtggtttttgtcttgttttatttttttaatatcggTTTTAGATTTAGTCAACTAGGCTTTTTCTTGTCACCTGCCAAAGAAGCTGAGGAGAATCCAACACATAATTTTTGTGATCTCTGCAGGCAGAATTGTGTATCTTGTATGCCTCAAGTATGGGAAAGAGGAAACAGCTGGCAGCCCTGCCTTTCATATTTACACAAAAATTAGAATATAGcatctaattaatttttattagtCTCCCAGAAGAATGGCAGGAAGAGATTGCAGCCACCGTACATACTACACACTGCTGTACAGTTAGAAATAACATGCTTCTAAGTCCACTTCCCAAGGGAAAATTGTAGGCTAGAAAGACTccttaatttattaaaatttatagcaaaacccccaaaccagatGATATGTTGCATATGGGTTGTCCCAGTTACATCGTCTTTGAACAACTGTTACTTCATACACTTCTGAGAAAGGTCATGGAAGAGACAGTGACAAAGATGTCTAACAGATGGTAGTGTTGAACCAGaacatgaaaaattaaagtATTTCACCAGCACAACTGGAGGAGCTCCTACTGTAGAGAGGAGGTAGGTACCTTTGGTGACCCTCAGTTTGCCTCTGGAGTGAAAGCAAGAATTGTGTTACAGTCATGACAGGGGCTCTATGGTTGAAAGATACAACTAATTACTTACATTGACCATTTAGTCGTGTTTTTAGGATACTTCAGCTAAGCTCTTGCCTTGCAGCATCCACAAGTAATTCCTTCTGTCACATCCATCTGTCTGGGAGACTCACACTGGATCATGACCTGGCATCCGTTGTTTATGCCTGGGTGTGTTGCTTCTCGACTAGATTAGAGCGATGCATTATACCTGGGCAACAGCAGAGAACACTACAGCAAATCCCTTCTGCAAACCAGGTCACTGTAACCACaccaacaatttcttccatttctgcagTAACACCTACCAGACTAATCAGTGAAATTCAAGGCCTTGGCACTTCAGGCAGCTGCACTGAGCATCCAGGAGACTGCGTCGTGTTCTGCAGTACACACCGTTGTCAAAGGCTCTGCTTCTCTCTTATTGTCAGATCTCTATGGTGAAGGAAAAGATGGTCTGTAAAGCTCATAGGACACGGAATTTTCAAGTATTGGCACAAAACTGTGAACTTTCCAGTGAAAATAAACTATCACAAATCTCCCTACTTCCTGCTGAAGCATACATATAACATACACTCTAAATATATATGAGCATATATTTGCATATACGTATGTGTACGTCTTAAATTTGAAGACAAAAAAGCCTCCTTGACTCTCTATGCTTTTGTCTGTCCGAAAAAGATGGGAGAGGAATTATACACAGGATGAACGCTACTATCACACATTGCACAGTGCTAAACACACTGCTTGTATGTAGTGATAAGAGCACAGCAAAGAAGCTGAATAGGTAATTTATATAGTTAAATAATATGTAGTTTATTCTTTATATGATTTATGCTATTGACATCTTTTTGTATTCACTTCCTCGCTTCTCTCCCACACGTCAAGTAACTGGTTTTGACATTTagaattttgtaaataaattacTGTATAAATAGCATTGTCGGAAATTTTCAGAAGCACCTGCTGTGGGTAGGAAATCAAATGTAAGTAACTTTCACTGAGAGTTTGGGGTTTTAAACAAGGCTTGGAAGTCATGCTTTAGGCGAAAGGGTAAACACATTGTGAGAATCTTAAAAAATACCTTAGCTTTAGGGAGCAGGACAAGAAAGATCCAACTGCAGTGAGGGGGAAGTCTGACCAGAATGGAGAAGCTCTCCCAGTTATTTCTGAGCTCAGTGCATGATTTATGGGTGAGCTGAGGCGTACCTTCTGGGAAAACAGTTTGTCTTGTTTCAAACCGTCTTTGTGAGAGTTTAACAGATTTCCCTTGACAATCTGTTCACATGGTTAATTACACTCACTGCTAAAAATGTTCTCTTTACTACAAGTTTACGTTTTGCTGCTGAGATGGGGGAAACTTCAAATACATGAGATACTTCCCATCTGTAATAAGGAGAACTCTCCCATGTGGTTAACCCAAAGATCCAGTTTCATGTCCTACCTGTAAGAAAATAGGCACGTGTGGATTGTTCTCTGTCGCTGGGGTTTGCAGCTGTCACAGCAGGAATGCCTTTTTCCTTCAAAGaggtgctgctttttctttggatGCTGCAAACTGCAGTAGTGCTTCAGTGGGTAATAGGAAAGCAATCCAGATCCCTATTTCTTGTTTGGATTGGCTTCTGCTAAGATAAATGCATAGGCTTAAAGGATGGGCAGTAATTATTCACACAGTGGCACGGcccttcagttttattttttcctattgtttCCAAAGAACCTGAATGTGTTTTGGTGATAGTCAGGTGCAGGTCAACCTACCAGCAAAGGCTGGGACGAGATTGCCACCTAGTGCTGAGTTCCCAGCTATCATCTCAAGGCATGTGCTGCAGTCAGGTGTTTGGTTGGAAAAACAGAGCAAGCAGGAACCCCTCGAGTAGCTCTGTCCCATTCCTgatttaagaaggacaaggaattactggagggtgTGCAgtggtgggctacaaagatgatcagTGATCTGGAGCACCTTtgttatgaggagagactgagagagccgggtctgttcagcctggagtaGAGAAGGCCAAGAATTGATCTCAtcgatgtttataaatatctcaaggatgcatgtcaagaggatggggcTAAACTCTATTCAGTGATGCCCagcgataggatgaggggcaacgggcacagacagGATGTTCcgtctaaacatgaggagaaacttctttactttgagggtgccagagccctggaacaggctgccctgagaggctgtggagtctccttctctggagacattcaaatccacctggacacattgctGTGTGACCTGGTCTcctgaacctgctttagcaggtgggttggactggatgatctccagaggtcccttccaaccccaaccattctgtgattctgtattatACACTATAATGTTCCAGTTCACAAACTGAATTCACCTTCAAATGAAGTGCTCAGCAGCACATTTCAGGCCAGAAGACTCTTTCCCAGGCAGACATCTGGCAAATTCAGCTGTTAGAGAAGTCTAGTACTGCAGTTTCTTGCCAGGTAAAAGTATAATTTTGCCTATGTACAGGCCCAAAGGCAGACAGATCTGCTTTCTGCTGGTCAGTTTCTCTGGCCTgtccattttctttccaagagGTGGTTGCTgcatctcttccttcttctagAGTTATGTATTGCCATGGGTTTAGGGCTGACATTTTCAACACCAGCTGGTGAGGGGAAGCCAGCAGTAGGAACATTTAATGACCCAGTCAGGGagaagtgaaaagaaatgtAGACAGGGAGAAAGTTAGAGTAAAAAGTACACACAATACAGCAGAACAGAGGAATATATAAAATGCAGTGAAGAGAGTGACCTTAAGAATGGATATAATTTGTTTCTTGATCCCCAACTTTGTGCCAAACTGTAGCGATCTCTGTATACCTGCCTCGTGAAGAAAAAGACATCAAAACGCGGTAAAATAATTGCCCACAGCTGCCAAATAGATCATGGAGCGCAAAGCAGTCTGTGCCGGTGGTTGCCATCAGAAGCACCAAGCCAAGCGTCCACAGGCGTCCTTCAGCACAGGCGCAGGACAGTCCTGCGGCAGCTTCACCCCAGCCGAGCCACTGTGGTCCTGGCCAGAGACGGGCAGCGAGAGCCAGAGCGGTGTCCTGCGACAGGAGAACAGCTCGTGGGTCCCCACAGTCCTGCAGAGCCCGCTCTGATTTCAGTGCCGCTCAGCAGTGCCCTTCCCCAGCCATGGGGTGATCCTAGAGAAAGACGAGGTCTGTGACCTGCGGACAGCACAACCGGAGATCCCACTTGTGGTGTTACTGCAGATTTGATTAAAACAATACGGATCTTCTGTAGAGTCTTTTGTGCACAAGAATAACAAAACCATATTTCTACTTCTGACAACTTTAAAAGGGTCAAGAATGGGAATATTTTCAGCTTTGGTGATTTTACTGTTTTTACAACAAGagaacatattttttatttatgtctAAAATGGCATCTTTTGATATTAAACATTAGAAGAGACTCTTCCACGGTTTGTAATCTTTCCATTCCTCAGCAGAAAAGGTGTTTATACTTTCACTGGGTCTGTTCTACACTATGAATCAGGTTCATTTACCAACTGGTTGGTCATGaagttttcaaatgcatcttcCTGATTTCATTTCATGTATGGGAGGCAGTATATCATCTAGAGACATTTCTGGCAAATGTGTTTGACTTACTTGCTTTGCTTATCAAACCCTTGGAAATCACACTGGCATCCCTACTTCCTGGCTGAAAAAGGATTTTAATGAATTGTTTTGCCATCAGGCTTGGTTTGCTTGATCTTTGTCATTTTGTGGCTCTAGAATTAACAACTGGCTGCTAATTGTGACCCACATGATTTTGCTCTCTCTgtcaaaatgtatttaaaataaaatacaaactgcCAAAAAACCTGTGGggttcatgaaaaaaaaaaaaatactcagaacACAGTGAAACTTCACACTCTGGAACTGCATTTCCAGAAtcaaatttgttttgaaagaaatctcTCATATTCTGTGCTTCATTTcatcttgaaaagaaaatatctagAATGGTTTCTCTTAATGTTCTCTTAACATCACTTGGGAAACTGGAGGAGATAGTTCATATGGATGCTCAGCTCCATCATGTGCACGTTACAGTTTCTGCAGGAGTATAAACATAATGTTTTTACTCCCTTTGCAAACATATGGTCATGTACATTCTGAGTCTGCGTTTGTGGGCATATGAGCAAGTACTTGTACAAGTTAGGAAGTCAGCAAAAGCGAGTCTGTAGATGGCAGCTCAGAAATAGTCCAGCATGTCAGTGCAGTTGATGGGATATTTGACATCTGGAAACATCATTAAACAGTCTATGCTTTGTTCGCTTAGAAGTATTCTCTGAATCACATTAAACCTATTCCTCCATTtcacagtgctttttttttttaatgagtcaCGGAGTTTGTCACATCCTTGGTGATTTAGGATTTCTCTGGGTGGAAAAAGTTGCATTTCTGGCAGAACCCCTTTTCATTTTTGGTTTGCCCTTTGTTTCAGATGTACATCACAAGcacaattaaaacaaagagCAGCAGGCTAGCCAAACCTGTGCTGTGCCTGGGTACCCTGTGTGCTGCCTTCCTCACTGGCCTAAATCGAGTTTCCGAGTATCGAAACCACTGTTCGGACGTGATTGCAGGCTTCATCCTGGGCAGTGCTGTAGCCTTGTTTCTGGTAAGCCCATCagtccttcttcatttctttggaaaatacctcagttaaaaatatatgaaaaattaCTATTCTCTTGTGGCCTATTGCAGATGATTAATCCAGTTGCTAAGAACTAATTCTAGGCCCATCCAATTAAAAGTATCATCAGAGAAAACCCTAATATGAAATCAGGTTGATACGAATAAGTCTGATATGATGATATTTGTGCATTGTATATATttcaagattattttaattacatgttCTTACTTGACCTGTCCTGGAAAATACTGTAAAGATGGTATAGATTTCAACTAATGTTGAAAGAGGAGTGTGCTTGAGACATCTTCTCTGACACCCTTGAACTGCAAAACCCTACTGTCTGCATGGTATCTGGCAAAAATGCAGGATACAGGGTGTTGTCTGGAGCTCTCAGCAGTGGGCCTGGtgctccattttttttcagacattaaaaaaagtgCAATAGAAAGGAAGGTCAGGACAAACTCCCCGGGAGACAAAACTACCTCCTTTTGCAGCATTTGGAGTTGAGCTGAAATTGTTCGCCATCTCACAGGATAAtcaaatgtattatttaaacTGTATCAGGATCCCATAGAATCTAGAAACAGCATCTCTCTGGACTTCAAATGTTACTTCCTTGGCTGTTCACTGTGGTTTAAGTGTTTTCTTTGGTAAGAGATCTCTTACTGAGGGTTTATCCACAAAGCAAGCAGTCAAGGTGATTCTCACTATTACCAAGAAATGTGCCTGGTTCCATGTAATCAAAATATGCTTCAAAACTATCCGCTGCATGGCAACAGACACTTCATCCCTGTTATTAGGAAGGATTAAGTTTCAAAATCCCTTAAATCTAGATTGTCCTGTCACTGATTGTTTTTCTATTCTGTAGTAAAAACActccaaccaaacaaaaaaaacagccttCCTGTATCATTTATTCCTGTGttctctttaaataaaaacatgtctGCAACCTCTGACCTGAATCTCCTTGGCTTTAATGTGAGTAATTTTTCTGATTCCCTCTGGGAAAGGCAGCTTAAATCTAACTCGTGCAATATAAGAAGCAGTCACCCCATATATCTGGTCAGGACAACCTCTGTGCTCCCAGTACCTGTTTCTAGCAGTGACAACCTGCTCCCAGCCACACTTTGGCCCTGCAGAACTTTCTGCCACCCTCCAGGTGTCAGGAGCCCGTTTGCAGAGTGCTGGAAGGGGCCTCCCTGGAGCTTAGAGGGGAGAGGTGCGGTGAGATTGCCGCTGCTGGCGCAAGACTCACCGAGGCTGAAGCCTGCTCAGGTCTAACGAGCAGCAAAGAGGAAGAGCCAGCCAGGAGCTGGCTGCAGGAATGGCTCTGACAGCAGATGTTTCAGCTCctgtatgtctttttttttccagtgttcccAAGCCCCAAACTGCTATGTGTGTTTGCTCTCATTACCATCACCATCTGGGTGCAGTAAGTCTGGTCATGCACAAGAGGAAGGCTTGTAGAATAAACACCCTAGCAGTTGTGTTGGAAAAATGGAGGAAGGGTGCTAAAAGAGCCTGATGTCATCCAGATGGGAGGTAGACTCAGCCATCCAGTGAGCCTTTTTCACTGTTCAAAAATGACAGTCAAGAGTCTGAAGGGAATATTTGAACAATATTTTGCCAATATTTGGCATCATTGGGGTcgtctgtggttctgtgatgaTAAAGCAGGCACGGGAGTCTCTGCTgtataaaacataaaaaggcTGAGAATGGTTTATCACCTCAGATTAGAGGCCAGATGAGCCCATTTACTAAGGTAGTCCACCACACCCAGCAATGTCAATAAATGAACTGTAACCCAAGGCTGAGCTAGATGATGCCTTGAACCAAAACCCAGGTTTAGTTCTTCGCAAAAACTGGCAGGTGTGACACCCCTGATGGCAATTCCTGTGACTTTTTCCTGCGGACAGAACGTGCTgacctcacttttttttccctgcattaCACAGGGGATATGTGTTGTCCATAACTTTAAAGGCACTCATGGAGCTCCTTCTAAACCGAAGCCTGAAGACCCAAGAGGAATGCCACTAATGGCTTTTCCAAGAGTGGAAAGCCCTTTGGAGACATTGAGTGCACAGGTACTGTAAATCCTCTCACCCAGACCATCACCAAGCACATTTTCTGTTACGGCAGAGGAAAAACTAGTTGTATACATTAACTACCCAGGgagctggttttatttctaacatcaagcccattgaacagagtgaaTTTGCATCAGGGTAGAGTTTCTTTTAAGGCATTTATCCCTTAAACTACCAAATACTATAGATCTTCTGCCCCTTTGCACATCCAAAGCTAATGCAGTAGGATTTCACATGCCTCTGTGTATCATTTGTGATAACAAACTTTTGCTTAGAAAAACAGAGAACTGAGAGACAACTAATGATAATTCTATCTAATTATACCTCGGAATGCTTTGAGGATGTGTTAAGGATTTACTCTACCATTTGTAATCCTGTGTATAAGCTATGCTGTCCAGAAAAATAGTAAAGAGAttagttttttaaatttattactGTTCAGCATCTTCTataagaagaagaaatcatATACTCTTTTCTGTCTCTAAGTCATCAGAAGACAATAGCATTCTTTCAAGTTTGCAAGAAAATAGGTTAGCAGGAGCATCATCATGGATAGTGTTTCTGTTAAACTACTAGCTTCAAGCAGCTTATGTTAGCATAACTGAATCATACCCAGTTATTTCAGAACAGACAAGCACATGGCACCTGTCAAGAATTTCTGAGAACAAGGACCAACTGTAGTTTATCAGTTATCTGAAGTGCCCTGGTGTAATTTTATTGTACTTCCTATATCAGATGGCCTGTCCTTCCTGTGTGCAGGCTGTGTGGCAGGATCAATAGTAACATTTGTTAAACGCTTtgacaaataaaccaaaaataagaatcaaaaaaaagtgtaaaagaCAATGTTCCTAACGgctagaaatattttgcttaattGAAAGATCGCTTTTGATTAGGCAAAGATTTGCTGGAGA
The Columba livia isolate bColLiv1 breed racing homer chromosome Z, bColLiv1.pat.W.v2, whole genome shotgun sequence genome window above contains:
- the PLPPR1 gene encoding phospholipid phosphatase-related protein type 1 isoform X1 yields the protein MALGNNTQRSYSIIPCFIFVELVIMAGTVLLAYYFECTDTFQVHIQGFFCQDGNLMKPYPGTEDESFISPLVLYCVLASTPTAIIFIGEISMYFIKSTRETLIIQEKTILTGECCYLNPLLRRIIRFIGVFAFGLFATDIFVNAGQVVTGNLAPYFLTVCKPNYTGNDCRAHHEFINNGNICTGDVAVIEKARRSFPSKHAALSIYSALYATMYITSTIKTKSSRLAKPVLCLGTLCAAFLTGLNRVSEYRNHCSDVIAGFILGSAVALFLGICVVHNFKGTHGAPSKPKPEDPRGMPLMAFPRVESPLETLSAQNHSASMTEVT
- the PLPPR1 gene encoding phospholipid phosphatase-related protein type 1 isoform X2 — protein: MALGNNTQRSYSIIPCFIFVEIFIGEISMYFIKSTRETLIIQEKTILTGECCYLNPLLRRIIRFIGVFAFGLFATDIFVNAGQVVTGNLAPYFLTVCKPNYTGNDCRAHHEFINNGNICTGDVAVIEKARRSFPSKHAALSIYSALYATMYITSTIKTKSSRLAKPVLCLGTLCAAFLTGLNRVSEYRNHCSDVIAGFILGSAVALFLGICVVHNFKGTHGAPSKPKPEDPRGMPLMAFPRVESPLETLSAQNHSASMTEVT